CCTGAACCACCGACGTACGGTCGTAGGATTGCAGCTTGTTGTAATCGACCATCGCCACCAGGTTCGAGAGCTTGTGCTTTCCGGCACTCAGTGCGGCCTCCCACACCGACCCTTCGTTGATCTCGCCGTCGCCCATGATGACGAAGACACGGGAGTCGCGTTTCTGGAGGCGCATCGCCAGCGCTTGACCTATACCGATCGACAGACCGTGACCCAACGCACCGGTCGAGGCTTCGACACCCGGTACTTTGGCGCGCTCGGGGTGGCCGCCGAGAATCCCATCGAATTGACAGAAACGGTCGAGTTCATCGGCAGGAAAGAACCCTTTGTCGGCGAGGATCGCGTAGAGCGCCAGACACCCGTGCCCTTTACTCAAGATGCAACGGTCGCGACCGGCCCAGCGCGGCGCAGCGGGGTCGTAGCGAAGAATATCGTCGTAGAGAACGCGCAGCGTTTCGATCAACGAGAACGCCGATCCGAGGTGGCCGCGTTTGCCGCCGTCCAAACCGCGGACAACCAGCCGCCGCAGCGCGAGAGAACGGTCGTCGAGGTCATCGCCCACGACCCGTATGTGCGCTTCATGAGTCACGCCGCGATCTCCTTTTGAACGCGAGAAACGAAATCCTTGGCTTTGCCGAGTTGCCGCACGAGTACCTCGTTGCGATTGCGCTCCCCATGGGCGAATGCCCGCTGGGCCCAACGCTCGGGAATAAATTCGTTCAACACGATCAACGCCCACCGCAATGCATAGAGCGGCTTTAGCAAGTTGAGACGCGCCCCAAACGTTGGGTCGTCGGCGAAAATCGCCATAGTCTTTTCTTCGAACCGCGCGGCCAAGTTGGCGTCCAACGCCATACCGGGGTGGACGACGAAGTCGGCGACCAGCTTGACCGGATCGTCCCAACCGAAATACTCGAAGTCACAAAAGACCAACGCCCCGTCGGCGGACCGAACCGCATTGTGAAATCCGAAATCCGACGGCGACAGCGTACGCAGTCGCTCGGGCAGATTAGCGCTCCGGGAAATCCCCGCCGCCGCAAAACCGCGTTGGGCTCGAGCCCAGGTGGCGTGCAAGGTGTTGTCGAAGCTGTCTTGCAAAAAGACGGCGAGGTCCGTGCGGAACGCCGCTTCACGCGATAAGCGAGCCCGCCGCGCGACAATTTGACGGTGCACCTCGTCAGGCGACAAACACGCCTCGCGGGCGAGCGGCAATTCTGCAGCCCCTTCGAGACGGGCGAGGTTGCGCAATGCCTGAACAAAGTCACCTGCCGCGTCGATGTCGGCTGGCGTCGGTACGCTGACGGGATCGCCGTCGATCCATCCGAACAGAGCGCATTGGGCGTTGCGGTCCGCGGCCATGGGTTGGGGAATGGACCGCATCCCCTCGCCCCACATGTAGGTCAGTCCGGCGAATTCGGCGCTGAGACGCTGGTTCCCGTCGGCACCCCCGGCGAAGTAGGTTTTCAGCGCGAAGCGCGACCCGTTGCCGCCGTCGACGCGGTAAACCCGGTGGTTTCCCGCCCCCTGTATCTCTTCGAGGGCGCCGACCGACCCGCCACACAGACCGCGCGCGACCTCGGCAATCTGCGACAGTTGGTTCACGCGACCGCTCGTTCGGCGTGGGCGAACAGGAGATCGCGCAGGTCAAACCAATCGGTTACCACGGCGTCGACGAGTCCTGGCGAGGCCCCTTCCTTGGGCGCGAAAAGAATGCGCATGGCTTCGGTCGGGAACGATTTCACCGCAAAGACCTCGGGCAAATCGTCGACAAAATGGGTGCAACCGAGATTCTCAATGCGCGCGACCTTTTCGCGGCGCGTCCCCTCGAAATAGATATCGTCGACACTGAAAGCGAGGCCGCCCGGTTCGAAGAAACGATTGGCTCGCATCCAAGCAAGGGCCGCGTAACGCAGGTTGGGGCCGCCGTCGATGGCGTGGGAAAATACCGACTTGTGGCTGACCACGACAAGCGGCACGCCCAAACGGCGCGCGCTGGCGACAAAAGCCGAAAACCCCGGACTGAGCTGGGCTTCGTCCATACGCGGACCGTAAGCATCGGCCTGGAGCAACTGCCAGGCCCGGTCGCCGTGGCGGGCGCGGACGATGTCGCGGATCGCCGTTTTGCCGCCGACGGGAACGTTGTCGATGTACCCCGCCTCGATCGCAAGGCGTGCAAAGAGCGCGTCGTAGGTGACAATCGTATTGTCGAAATCGAGACCAAGAAGCATGACTACACCAGGTTGATCGTTTGCATGGTTTTGATGTTGTAGTAGCGCGGGTTGACCATAGGATCGGCGACCTGCCCTGCGTCGAACGCGGCAATCAAACTATCGACCGCGTCTTCGATGGTGTGGACCGGCACGAAGCCGAGCTCGTCGCGGATCTTCTGCGAAGAGACATGGTAGGACCGCATGTCGTCCGTGGCCTGGGTAACGACTTCGACACCGTTGCCGACCGACGTGCGCACCATCTCGGCGATGTCCGCGACGCTGTGGTTCTCGAAACCGGCATTGAACGTTTTGCCGTCGATCGCGGCATCGTCGTACTGCAAGGATTTGACGTAGAGGTCGGTCATGTCCTCGATATTGATGTTGGGCCGGCGTTGCGCGCCTCCGAACACGGTGATCTTGCCGTTGTTGATCGCATGGTTGGTCAGGATATTGACCGTGAGATCAAGGCGCAGACGCGGGGCATAGCCGCACACCGTAGCGGGGCGAATGATCAGCGTGGTGAACCCCGGCACCCGTTCTTCGGCCAATACTTCCTCGCACATCGCCTTGAACTTTGAGTAGTCGGTCAAGGGTTCCAACGGCAGGTCCTCGGTAACCTCGGGATCGTCCTTGATTCCGTAGACGCTCGACGACGAGGCATAGATGAAACGGCGAACGCCCTCTGCCTTCGCGGCGCGCACCAGCGGCCGGAAAGCATCGTAATTAATCGATTTTCCAAGTTCCGGGTTCAACTCAAAACTCGGATCGTTTGAAATGCACGCGAGATGGATCACCGCATCGCAGCCGCGCATCGCATCGGCGACGGCAGCCGGATTGCGTAGATCGCCCTTGACCTCGCGCAGGTTCGGATCGCTCTTCAACGATGCAAAGACATCGCCGTAGATGTAGAGATCCAGAACCGTCACGCGGTGGCCGGCCGCGAGGAGTTTCGGCACCAGGGCGCTACCGACGTAGCCGGCGCCGCCGGTGACCAGGACGTTCCAGGTTTTGTGTGTCATGCGGAAACCACTTTGAGGGGACGATGTTCGGTCTCGGTCGCGCCTTTCCACCCCATCGCGATGTCGAGCATGGCGTGACAAACCGCGAGATGGGTGATTTCGACGAAGCCGTATTCACTAGAGGGAACATAGACGTTGATGTCGCCGAGATTGCGCAACAGGTTGTCAGGCGTGAAGCCGGAAAGAGTCATCACCCAGCAACCGCGCTTTTGCGCCGCGAAAACGCCGTTGAGAATGTTTTGAGAATTACCGGAACTGGAAATCGCCACCAGAATGTCGCCGGGCTGGGCGAACATCTCGATCTGCTTGGCGAACACTTGGTCGAACCCAAGATCGTTGCCCAGGCAGGTAAGAAACGCCGGGTCGTTGAATGCCAGGGTGCGAATACCGCCGGCCTTGGTGTAGTCCTCGGCCATGTGGCTAGCGACGGTCGACGACCCGCCGTTGCCGATGAACATCAACTTGTTGCCGGCATCGTGCGCAGCTTGAGCCCGCTCCATCGCGGTGCCCATGACCTTGGCGAGGTCCATTCGACCGCCCATTGCGTCGGTCGCCACCATGCGGCGGTCCATCGCGCCGAGCGTCGAGAAATAGGCCGAAAGGTTTTGTTTCGAAAAGTCGACTGTCATGGCGCCCTACTTCAGCAAGGTTGTGATGTATTTCTGCACGGGGATCTTCTCGACCGATTGCCGGTGCCCGACGATCCCTACCTTCAACGCGCCGACCGCGTTGCCGATGAATCCCGCCACTTCCATATCGACCCCGGTCGCGACAACCGGCGAGGTCACCGCGAGAAACGCATCGCCCGCCCCGACCGTGTCGACGACCTGCCGGGTGAACGCCGGCACGCGCCGCACATCGCCCGCGCGGTCGTAGGCGACGCAACCGTTTTGACCGTGGGTGACGACAAAGCGGTCGCAATCGATCGCGTGGGCCAACCCGTCGGTGATGACGTCCTCGATGTCCGAAAAGCGGTCGCCGGTCGCGAGCTGCGCCTCGGGCCCGTCGATACATACATAGTCGGCGCGGTTGTAGCGGGTGACCATGTTGTAGCCGAGGTTCGCACTGTTGCTTTGCGCGTTTACCGCTAGGAACGGCGCCGTGTCGGTAACCGTGCGAATCGCCCGCGGTGTCATCATCCCGTGACCGAAGTCGGTGACGATCACCGCGTCGAAGTCGCGCGCGCGGTCGCCGATCATGTCGCACAACTGCTTTTCGATCGTGCCGTTCAACGGCGTGTCGTCGAAGTGGTAGACCTCGAATAGTTTTCGCATATGGCCGGGGTCGACGTAGCGGCTCTTGCGGATGGTCGGCAGGCCCGGGCGGTAGAGGCTGTGAATCGTGACGTTGTCACGGATCGTGTCGCGGATCAGGCTTTGGTAGGAATCGCGCTCGCCCAAGATGGTTACGACCTCGACATCCTTGACGAAGTCCGCGACATGGTTGGCAGCGGCGATCACGCCGCCGGCAAACACTTCGCGACCCGAATAGCGCGAGGCGATGATGTTTTCCTTGGCCGACTTTCCCATCGGTTTGGCGTAGAGGTATTCGTCAACGATCGCTTCGCCGACCAAGAGGACGCGCATGTCCTTGATACTCTCTAGAGCGCCCAGAGCGCTCTCGAGATGTGCGGCCTTGTCGAGCCCGTTGAGATACTCCATCACATCCGGGTCGAAGACGTTGAGGTGACGGTTGATCAGAGACGACGAGGAAAAGGTGATGTCGTCGGTGTAAACGACGCGACCGCCATGGCGTTCGACGGCCTCGCGCTCCATCCGGATCTTTCCGGTCAGGTCTTCGCCTTCGTTGGAGTAATCCGAGCCCTTGACGTAGACGTTCGGCCGGATGAGATCGAGCAACTGCTCGGCACTGGGCCACTCGTTGACGCCGATCCAGTCGGTACAGCCCAGGGCCGCCAACATTTCGGCGCGCAGGCCGCCGGTGAACACCGGCCTGCCCGGCCCCTTATTGACGAATTCGTCGGGGGTCACAGTGACGATCAAGATGTCGCCTTCGGCAGCGGCGGCTTCCAGGTGGCGCACGTGCCCCATGTGGACCAGATCGAAAACCCCGTGGGCGAGCACGACTTTCTTGCCCCGCGCTTTCAGCGCCGTCGAGATCGCCGCCAGTTCATGCACCGATTTGATCTTGTCCCGGGCGCGCCGGGGGGTTCGGGCAATATCGAGAGGAATCGCTGCGGGTTCGCCTGGGGCCATTTATGCCTCCCTACCCGGCAATTTTTGCCGAGCCCTGGGCACATTTCGCCCGCCGACAACGTCGCAATCGAAGGGGCGCGTGCGTTCGTGTTCCATATCGCAGGCATTCTCCGCGCGGTTTGGTTAACGTCCGGTAAATTCGGCCTGCGCCAAACCGCCATTAACCTTGATCACCAAGACATACCGGTGCATCAGCCGTGCCAGCACGCCGGCAGGTGGCGCATTCCTTGCAGCGGATCGAACGGATCCGCCGCAAAGGCCCCCCTCGCGTATGTCTTTCGTCAGCTTCGATTTCAACGTTCTCGGCAACTACTTCGCTTCCGGCGTCTCGCTGTCGTCGTCGGTGCGCACCGCCATTTTGCGTAACGGCGAGATCGGCGAACTGATCGCCGCCCGCGAACGGGTGGTACCCCCTTGGCAGCAGCGCCAGCCGATTCCAGACAAATCCCTCGAACAAAGGGTTTTTTCCCAGGCGGCCTTGATCGACCCCCGGGATCCCCTGTTCGACCGCAACGACTTGGACGACGATTCGAAATCGCTTTTCGCGGCCTACAAGGCGGTCAACCAACTCCTCGACATTGCGCGCTACGCCCAGACCACTCAGGGGAAAGCGCTTTCGAACCTCGTCGATAGCAAGTTTCAGACCCGCATCGCCGAACTCGAAAAATTCGTCAATAACGCGAACTACAACACACTCTCGTTGGTGACGGGTATTCTCGAAGCCGATCTCGACTCCTCGATCATCCTGCCGCAAAAGGAGATCGCTCCACGTTTCAACGGCGCGGTCATCCTCGACAATCGAACCACCCCAATCCCCGGACTGACTGCAACCGATCAATTCACCGTCCAGACCGACGACGGCACCACGGTGCGTACGGTGACGATCACGATGAGTGACGTGAGCGCCGATCCCAACGATTACACGCTCGACGCGATTTCGGCGCATGTGAATGCCGAACTGGTCAATGCCGGCATTTCGACCCAGATCTATACCGAGCGCTACAGCGAAACGGAGTACGGGTTTCGCATCGATGTCGGCTTCGGCGAAACGGCGACACTGAGCGCCAACGCCAGTACCGAGTCGAGCGCCGTCTATCTCGCCGGTTTGCGCGGACAAGGACCTTCGGGCGGCGGGTTTGTCTCGAAGATCGACGACCTCGGCGCGGCCGACCCAACGGAGGCCTTCTACCACCAGATCGATACGACCGGCCAGGCAGACGCCGCCAACGGTGTCGCGGTCGACGGCACTGGCGCGGTCTATGTCGTTGGCAAAACCGCAGGCGATCTCGGCAGTCAGCAGATCGACCCCGCTAACAACGATGCCTTCCTAAACAAGTACGACGCTGCTGGGAATCTAGTCTTTACACGGCGCCTCGGTGCCACCGAAGACGGCGCAGGATTCGCCGTTGCGGTCGACAGCAGCGACAACGTCATCGTCACCGGCCAGGTACGCGGTGCGCTCACCGCAAACGCCTTCGGTGGCAATCTCGATACCTTCGTGACGAAATTCGATAGCACCGGCCAAGAACTTTGGACCCGGCAGGCAGGCCCCTATCTCGACGATGTCGGCCTTTCTCTCACGGTCAACAGCAGCAACGAGATTTTCGTCGCGGGATTGACCCGCTCCGAAATCGCGCCGGGCGAAGGTTTTAACGGCGGCGACGATGCCTTCGTTACAAAACTCGATAGCAGCGGAACGCAGGTTTATAGTCGGCAATTCGGCGATGCGGGCGACGAGCAACACACCGCAATCGCCGTCGATGGGTCGGGCAAC
Above is a window of Alphaproteobacteria bacterium DNA encoding:
- a CDS encoding SBBP repeat-containing protein, with the translated sequence MSFVSFDFNVLGNYFASGVSLSSSVRTAILRNGEIGELIAARERVVPPWQQRQPIPDKSLEQRVFSQAALIDPRDPLFDRNDLDDDSKSLFAAYKAVNQLLDIARYAQTTQGKALSNLVDSKFQTRIAELEKFVNNANYNTLSLVTGILEADLDSSIILPQKEIAPRFNGAVILDNRTTPIPGLTATDQFTVQTDDGTTVRTVTITMSDVSADPNDYTLDAISAHVNAELVNAGISTQIYTERYSETEYGFRIDVGFGETATLSANASTESSAVYLAGLRGQGPSGGGFVSKIDDLGAADPTEAFYHQIDTTGQADAANGVAVDGTGAVYVVGKTAGDLGSQQIDPANNDAFLNKYDAAGNLVFTRRLGATEDGAGFAVAVDSSDNVIVTGQVRGALTANAFGGNLDTFVTKFDSTGQELWTRQAGPYLDDVGLSLTVNSSNEIFVAGLTRSEIAPGEGFNGGDDAFVTKLDSSGTQVYSRQFGDAGDEQHTAIAVDGSGNVFLAGTDDGVGFVRRYGDGDATAQDWEFSGTLGTDGSVTGLTVDSDGDVYVTGYTSNTGFFGATTPVTAHAGDTDGFVAKLAGTDGSVTAGTFLGTTATDRAFSVAVDPTSEEVYVTGETAGTLAGETSTGITDGFAIKFDTALNESWRHQFGGGYDQRGSSIAFDANGTNILSRMGLPTGEVPSDAADSITSVSTARPGQYFYVSVDNGPLKQVTIDDDDSFGFLAFKIRSAIGSGGQGTAQFVDDDISGRFLRISALNGHKIELLPGPKGLDALSGIGLRPEVLFGEVADDGSEGFVETNFGLGLTNDINLLSDTAREDAITLLEFASSTIQKAFRLKTQGPDPDFELPQQPPQRVLDQIASMQAALQRLQAISFNASANAQASANGQGNLFNFLI
- a CDS encoding NAD-dependent epimerase/dehydratase family protein yields the protein MTHKTWNVLVTGGAGYVGSALVPKLLAAGHRVTVLDLYIYGDVFASLKSDPNLREVKGDLRNPAAVADAMRGCDAVIHLACISNDPSFELNPELGKSINYDAFRPLVRAAKAEGVRRFIYASSSSVYGIKDDPEVTEDLPLEPLTDYSKFKAMCEEVLAEERVPGFTTLIIRPATVCGYAPRLRLDLTVNILTNHAINNGKITVFGGAQRRPNINIEDMTDLYVKSLQYDDAAIDGKTFNAGFENHSVADIAEMVRTSVGNGVEVVTQATDDMRSYHVSSQKIRDELGFVPVHTIEDAVDSLIAAFDAGQVADPMVNPRYYNIKTMQTINLV
- a CDS encoding transketolase gives rise to the protein MTHEAHIRVVGDDLDDRSLALRRLVVRGLDGGKRGHLGSAFSLIETLRVLYDDILRYDPAAPRWAGRDRCILSKGHGCLALYAILADKGFFPADELDRFCQFDGILGGHPERAKVPGVEASTGALGHGLSIGIGQALAMRLQKRDSRVFVIMGDGEINEGSVWEAALSAGKHKLSNLVAMVDYNKLQSYDRTSVVQDLEPLADKWRAFGFAVHEVDGHDVAQLHRVLSAVPFQRDKPSAIICHTVKGRGIAAAEGNPDWHHKSKISDDDVAAMYAELA
- a CDS encoding aminoglycoside phosphotransferase family protein, whose product is MNQLSQIAEVARGLCGGSVGALEEIQGAGNHRVYRVDGGNGSRFALKTYFAGGADGNQRLSAEFAGLTYMWGEGMRSIPQPMAADRNAQCALFGWIDGDPVSVPTPADIDAAGDFVQALRNLARLEGAAELPLAREACLSPDEVHRQIVARRARLSREAAFRTDLAVFLQDSFDNTLHATWARAQRGFAAAGISRSANLPERLRTLSPSDFGFHNAVRSADGALVFCDFEYFGWDDPVKLVADFVVHPGMALDANLAARFEEKTMAIFADDPTFGARLNLLKPLYALRWALIVLNEFIPERWAQRAFAHGERNRNEVLVRQLGKAKDFVSRVQKEIAA
- a CDS encoding PfkB family carbohydrate kinase, translated to MAPGEPAAIPLDIARTPRRARDKIKSVHELAAISTALKARGKKVVLAHGVFDLVHMGHVRHLEAAAAEGDILIVTVTPDEFVNKGPGRPVFTGGLRAEMLAALGCTDWIGVNEWPSAEQLLDLIRPNVYVKGSDYSNEGEDLTGKIRMEREAVERHGGRVVYTDDITFSSSSLINRHLNVFDPDVMEYLNGLDKAAHLESALGALESIKDMRVLLVGEAIVDEYLYAKPMGKSAKENIIASRYSGREVFAGGVIAAANHVADFVKDVEVVTILGERDSYQSLIRDTIRDNVTIHSLYRPGLPTIRKSRYVDPGHMRKLFEVYHFDDTPLNGTIEKQLCDMIGDRARDFDAVIVTDFGHGMMTPRAIRTVTDTAPFLAVNAQSNSANLGYNMVTRYNRADYVCIDGPEAQLATGDRFSDIEDVITDGLAHAIDCDRFVVTHGQNGCVAYDRAGDVRRVPAFTRQVVDTVGAGDAFLAVTSPVVATGVDMEVAGFIGNAVGALKVGIVGHRQSVEKIPVQKYITTLLK
- a CDS encoding SIS domain-containing protein, encoding MTVDFSKQNLSAYFSTLGAMDRRMVATDAMGGRMDLAKVMGTAMERAQAAHDAGNKLMFIGNGGSSTVASHMAEDYTKAGGIRTLAFNDPAFLTCLGNDLGFDQVFAKQIEMFAQPGDILVAISSSGNSQNILNGVFAAQKRGCWVMTLSGFTPDNLLRNLGDINVYVPSSEYGFVEITHLAVCHAMLDIAMGWKGATETEHRPLKVVSA